One stretch of Bombus terrestris chromosome 5, iyBomTerr1.2, whole genome shotgun sequence DNA includes these proteins:
- the LOC100647497 gene encoding odorant receptor 13a isoform X1, whose protein sequence is MEMSDQQFSGKEYDELIKPIMITAKIISIWPLEEDSSKGTILFRRFHLFCMFFLAVVMSFAVTADVVHNIDDLNEATECALICTAFYLCVVRLLVYSLHQKDMFYVVKTMKEDWILSSHEDRKILAKKTMFAFRLAKYFISTVAMTIVLFMCIPFLEIYVFDNNERVLPFRGYFFINHTISPVFECLYFFNVTAGGFGGSMIAGATSFNLVVIMHGSGKFAVLRKRLEALSGEDPNSTAIMNNYVIRHQKAIEWASLVLSRICTLICWMYDVVARYADALERIINVLALGQFVTSTGLICFAGFQITSMMKDKGRLMKYSTFLNSAILELFMFSFSGNGLIDESGAVGDSAYGSGWIGSRFNQNLQIMMMRARSPSKITAAKFYAMSLESFSAVLSTSFSYFTVLTATEGD, encoded by the exons ATGGAAATGAGTGATCAACAATTCTCTGGTAAAGAGTACGATGAATTGATTAAACCAATCATGATAACCGCGAAAATAATTTCCATCTGGCCATTGGAGGAGGACAGTAGCAAGGGAACAATATTATTTAGGAGATTCCActtgttctgtatgtttttcCTG GCGGTAGTGATGTCCTTCGCGGTGACAGCCGACGTAGTTCACAATATAGATGACTTGAATGAAGCGACCGAATGCGCACTGATTTGTACAGCATTTTACCTTTGTGTAGTCCGTTTGCTAGTGTATTCGCTCCATCAGAAGGACATGTTCTACGTGGTGAAGACGATGAAAGAGGATTGGATCTTGTCCTCTCATGAAGATCGAAAAATTTTAGCGAAGAAAACGATGTTTGCCTTTCGTCTCGCGAAATATTTTATCAGTACCGTGGCTATGACGATTGTACTGTTCATGTGTATCCCGTTTTTAGAG ATTTACGTGTTTGATAACAACGAAAGGGTACTTCCGTTTCGAGGCTATTTTTTTATCAATCATACCATATCACCGGTGTTTGAGTGCCTTTATTTCTTTAACGTAACAGCGGGTGGCTTTGGCGGAAGTATGATTGCCGGTGCTACCAGTTTCAATCTGGTGGTAATAATGCACGGTTCGGGCAAGTTTGCAGTTTTGCGGAAAAGGCTGGAGGCTCTCAGTGGAGAAGATCCTAATTCTACCGCTATCATGAACAATTACGTGATTCGTCACCAGAAAGCGATAGAGTGGGCGTCACTTGTCCTATCACGAATTTGCACTTTAATTTGTTGGATGTATGATGTTGTTGCACG GTACGCAGATGCACTGGAAAGGATCATAAATGTTCTGGCTTTGGGGCAATTCGTCACTAGCACCGGTCTGATCTGCTTCGCGGGATTCCAGATTACCTCG ATGATGAAGGACAAGGGTCGCCTGATGAAATATTCGACCTTCTTGAATTCGGCCATTCTTGAGCTGTTCATGTTCAGCTTCAGTGGAAATGGCTTGATCGACGAG AGCGGAGCAGTGGGTGACTCCGCTTATGGCAGTGGATGGATCGGCAGCAGATTCAACCAGAATCTTCAGATCATGATGATGCGCGCGAGGAGTCCCAGCAAAATCACCGCGGCAAAGTTCTATGCCATGTCCTTGGAGAGCTTCTCAGCg GTTCTGAGTACGTCGTTCTCATACTTCACGGTCCTTACAGCCACCGAAGGCGATTAA
- the LOC100647497 gene encoding odorant receptor 13a isoform X2 yields MEMSDQQFSGKEYDELIKPIMITAKIISIWPLEEDSSKGTILFRRFHLFCMFFLAVVMSFAVTADVVHNIDDLNEATECALICTAFYLCVVRLLVYSLHQKDMFYVVKTMKEDWILSSHEDRKILAKKTMFAFRLAKYFISTVAMTIVLFMCIPFLEIYVFDNNERVLPFRGYFFINHTISPVFECLYFFNVTAGGFGGSMIAGATSFNLVVIMHGSGKFAVLRKRLEALSGEDPNSTAIMNNYVIRHQKAIEYADALERIINVLALGQFVTSTGLICFAGFQITSMMKDKGRLMKYSTFLNSAILELFMFSFSGNGLIDESGAVGDSAYGSGWIGSRFNQNLQIMMMRARSPSKITAAKFYAMSLESFSAVLSTSFSYFTVLTATEGD; encoded by the exons ATGGAAATGAGTGATCAACAATTCTCTGGTAAAGAGTACGATGAATTGATTAAACCAATCATGATAACCGCGAAAATAATTTCCATCTGGCCATTGGAGGAGGACAGTAGCAAGGGAACAATATTATTTAGGAGATTCCActtgttctgtatgtttttcCTG GCGGTAGTGATGTCCTTCGCGGTGACAGCCGACGTAGTTCACAATATAGATGACTTGAATGAAGCGACCGAATGCGCACTGATTTGTACAGCATTTTACCTTTGTGTAGTCCGTTTGCTAGTGTATTCGCTCCATCAGAAGGACATGTTCTACGTGGTGAAGACGATGAAAGAGGATTGGATCTTGTCCTCTCATGAAGATCGAAAAATTTTAGCGAAGAAAACGATGTTTGCCTTTCGTCTCGCGAAATATTTTATCAGTACCGTGGCTATGACGATTGTACTGTTCATGTGTATCCCGTTTTTAGAG ATTTACGTGTTTGATAACAACGAAAGGGTACTTCCGTTTCGAGGCTATTTTTTTATCAATCATACCATATCACCGGTGTTTGAGTGCCTTTATTTCTTTAACGTAACAGCGGGTGGCTTTGGCGGAAGTATGATTGCCGGTGCTACCAGTTTCAATCTGGTGGTAATAATGCACGGTTCGGGCAAGTTTGCAGTTTTGCGGAAAAGGCTGGAGGCTCTCAGTGGAGAAGATCCTAATTCTACCGCTATCATGAACAATTACGTGATTCGTCACCAGAAAGCGATAGA GTACGCAGATGCACTGGAAAGGATCATAAATGTTCTGGCTTTGGGGCAATTCGTCACTAGCACCGGTCTGATCTGCTTCGCGGGATTCCAGATTACCTCG ATGATGAAGGACAAGGGTCGCCTGATGAAATATTCGACCTTCTTGAATTCGGCCATTCTTGAGCTGTTCATGTTCAGCTTCAGTGGAAATGGCTTGATCGACGAG AGCGGAGCAGTGGGTGACTCCGCTTATGGCAGTGGATGGATCGGCAGCAGATTCAACCAGAATCTTCAGATCATGATGATGCGCGCGAGGAGTCCCAGCAAAATCACCGCGGCAAAGTTCTATGCCATGTCCTTGGAGAGCTTCTCAGCg GTTCTGAGTACGTCGTTCTCATACTTCACGGTCCTTACAGCCACCGAAGGCGATTAA
- the LOC100647497 gene encoding odorant receptor 13a isoform X3 — protein MSFAVTADVVHNIDDLNEATECALICTAFYLCVVRLLVYSLHQKDMFYVVKTMKEDWILSSHEDRKILAKKTMFAFRLAKYFISTVAMTIVLFMCIPFLEIYVFDNNERVLPFRGYFFINHTISPVFECLYFFNVTAGGFGGSMIAGATSFNLVVIMHGSGKFAVLRKRLEALSGEDPNSTAIMNNYVIRHQKAIEWASLVLSRICTLICWMYDVVARYADALERIINVLALGQFVTSTGLICFAGFQITSMMKDKGRLMKYSTFLNSAILELFMFSFSGNGLIDESGAVGDSAYGSGWIGSRFNQNLQIMMMRARSPSKITAAKFYAMSLESFSAVLSTSFSYFTVLTATEGD, from the exons ATGTCCTTCGCGGTGACAGCCGACGTAGTTCACAATATAGATGACTTGAATGAAGCGACCGAATGCGCACTGATTTGTACAGCATTTTACCTTTGTGTAGTCCGTTTGCTAGTGTATTCGCTCCATCAGAAGGACATGTTCTACGTGGTGAAGACGATGAAAGAGGATTGGATCTTGTCCTCTCATGAAGATCGAAAAATTTTAGCGAAGAAAACGATGTTTGCCTTTCGTCTCGCGAAATATTTTATCAGTACCGTGGCTATGACGATTGTACTGTTCATGTGTATCCCGTTTTTAGAG ATTTACGTGTTTGATAACAACGAAAGGGTACTTCCGTTTCGAGGCTATTTTTTTATCAATCATACCATATCACCGGTGTTTGAGTGCCTTTATTTCTTTAACGTAACAGCGGGTGGCTTTGGCGGAAGTATGATTGCCGGTGCTACCAGTTTCAATCTGGTGGTAATAATGCACGGTTCGGGCAAGTTTGCAGTTTTGCGGAAAAGGCTGGAGGCTCTCAGTGGAGAAGATCCTAATTCTACCGCTATCATGAACAATTACGTGATTCGTCACCAGAAAGCGATAGAGTGGGCGTCACTTGTCCTATCACGAATTTGCACTTTAATTTGTTGGATGTATGATGTTGTTGCACG GTACGCAGATGCACTGGAAAGGATCATAAATGTTCTGGCTTTGGGGCAATTCGTCACTAGCACCGGTCTGATCTGCTTCGCGGGATTCCAGATTACCTCG ATGATGAAGGACAAGGGTCGCCTGATGAAATATTCGACCTTCTTGAATTCGGCCATTCTTGAGCTGTTCATGTTCAGCTTCAGTGGAAATGGCTTGATCGACGAG AGCGGAGCAGTGGGTGACTCCGCTTATGGCAGTGGATGGATCGGCAGCAGATTCAACCAGAATCTTCAGATCATGATGATGCGCGCGAGGAGTCCCAGCAAAATCACCGCGGCAAAGTTCTATGCCATGTCCTTGGAGAGCTTCTCAGCg GTTCTGAGTACGTCGTTCTCATACTTCACGGTCCTTACAGCCACCGAAGGCGATTAA